A window from Carassius gibelio isolate Cgi1373 ecotype wild population from Czech Republic chromosome B3, carGib1.2-hapl.c, whole genome shotgun sequence encodes these proteins:
- the nptx2a gene encoding neuronal pentraxin-2a produces the protein MRALFVALLLSYASGSGKAAGASGAKGNRFVCTAVPAGTDLSCPVETTNRVQSTSPQEEELRNTIIQLRETILQQKETIVSQQGTIKELNSKLARCEADARSRGSARRKDYSKNTMGDLPRDPTETVEQLGKTMQSLKDRLENLEQQLRANSTGGMFPNELRDLLKRRLTDLESQLLTRVAELEEEKSQLYNETTAHRQRTENTLNSLLERITELEKSNSAFKSPEDFKVSLPLRTNYLYGRIKKSLPEMYAFTVCMWLKSSASPGIGTPFSYGVPGQANEIVLIEWGNSPMELLVNDKVAQLPLAVSDGRWHHICITWTTRDGFWEAYQDGERLGTGENLAPWHPIKPGGVIILGQEQDIVGGRFDATQAFVGELSHFNMWDRVLRPIDISAMANCSAYMPGNVVPWIDANVEVFGGATKAALEICEDRLFDS, from the exons ATGAGAGCTCTTTTTGTGGCACTGCTGCTTTCATATGCATCGGGGAGCGGAAAAGCGGCTGGCGCGAGCGGCGCGAAGGGAAACCGCTTCGTGTGCACCGCCGTGCCAGCGGGCACCGACCTCAGTTGCCCGGTGGAAACGACCAACCGGGTCCAAAGCACAAGTCCCCAGGAGGAAGAACTGCGGAATACTATCATTCAGCTTCGAGAGACCATCCTGCAGCAGAAGGAAACTATCGTCAGTCAGCAGGGCACCATCAAAGAGCTCAACTCCAAACTCGCGCGCTGCGAGGCGGACGCCAGGTCGCGGGGCAGCGCGCGCAGAAAGGATTATAGTAAAAACACGATGGGCGATCTGCCGCGTGACCCCACCGAGACCGTGGAGCAGCTGGGCAAGACCATGCAGAGCCTCAAAGACCGTCTGGAGAACCTGGAG CAGCAGCTGCGTGCCAACTCAACAGGTGGGATGTTTCCCAATGAGCTGAGAGACCTGCTGAAGCGCCGTCTGACTGACCTGGAGAGCCAGCTGCTGACCAGAGTGGCCGAACTGGAGGAGGAAAAGAGCCAGCTGTACAACGAGACGACCGCTCACCGACAGCGCACCGAGAACACACTCAACTCACTACTGGAGAGGATCACCGAGCTGGAGAAAA GTAACAGTGCATTCAAATCTCCAGAGGACTTTAAGGTATCTCTGCCTCTGCGCACCAACTACCTGTATGGCCGCATCAAAAAGAGCTTGCCAGAGATGTACGCCTTCACTGTGTGTATGTGGCTCAAGTCCAGTGCCAGTCCTGGAATCGGAACCCCGTTCTCTTACGGCGTCCCGGGACAAGCCAATGAGATTGTGCTGATAGAGTGGGGAAACAGCCCCATGGAGCTGCTCGTCAATGATAAG GTAGCTCAGCTTCCTCTCGCTGTGAGTGACGGCCGCTGGCATCACATCTGCATCACCTGGACAACCAGAGACGGCTTCTGGGAGGCCTATCAGGATGGAGAGAGACTAGGGACTGGGGAGAACTTGGCCCCCTGGCACCCAATTAAACCTGGAGGAGTCATTATCCTGGGCCAAGAACAG GACATCGTAGGTGGACGATTTGATGCCACTCAAGCCTTCGTAGGAGAGTTGAGCCACTTCAACATGTGGGACAGAGTCCTGCGTCCTATAGACATCTCCGCTATGGCCAACTGCTCGGCCTACATGCCCGGCAACGTGGTGCCGTGGATCGATGCCAACGTGGAGGTATTTGGCGGTGCCACAAAAGCAGCCCTGGAGATTTGTGAAGACCGTCTCTTTGATTCCTAA